In Rhodamnia argentea isolate NSW1041297 chromosome 5, ASM2092103v1, whole genome shotgun sequence, the DNA window tctttttttttcctattttactTCGTTGGTCTAGGCCCTCGGCGATGGCCGGCACTACTGGACGAGGGCCACTAAGCCCTCACTTTTTTCGGCAACCTTTGCCGGCCATTGCTGATGCCTAAGTGATCAGCAGagggaaatatgaaaaaaaaaataaaaaaataaaaaagtaaaaaaaatacaaaattgcaaaatcgcATGTCGGCATCGGTTGTGTTATGTAAGATGGCCGGTAACCACATTAgggatttccaaccaaaattgggtagaaggattacattgaaaaatcgtcaaaatgtttaggactaaactgaagagtttaggattgaattgctCGCTATAAAATAGGTTcaggacttcttcttcttcttttcttttagcaaTTTTCCCCTGGCATGGCCATCTCTATTATAAAAAACCTTAGTCTAAGATTTGGAGAGAGATTATCACCTGGCCAAACCCATGTCTTTTAGTTTTTTGGGCACTTCATTAGAAGGAAGTGTTTCAAGCAGATCTGAAGCCAACTTCATTTCGTGATGGACGTCCAACTTGCTTCCAGTCGATGAATCTATTCTGCTCTCCCCCATTTCAAAAGCCTTCTCCATTAGTATTCCCGGCCTCTCTCCGTTCACGTACGCTACGATAACAATCGCATTAACAAAGAAAGATAATCTACCgaaattccaaattttaaaCTGCACTTGGAATTCAATTCCGCGCGAGTGTTCGTTTTCCTTACTCGTAGACACGTGCAAGAAGAGCTTTAGTTTCTCGCATTTCTTGGCGAAGTCTAAAAGCCGAGAAGGCGCGATCGTGTTCGCGACGAGAGACGCGTCGTACCTGCACATATATCGCAAGGAAGTAAGTAAGTCGCATTTCCTCTATCCATCAATTACAGCATTCTTACGAACGCAAGAGAAGCGGGGACAAACAGTAGCAGAAAGAAACGTGAATGGAATGGAACAATATATGTTCAAGATTAGGGTTAAAGCCGAAGCGACGTCGGACTTGGTCTGAAATCAAATCCCACAAACATGTACCATCGTACAGAACAAAAACCAATGAAAGCTGCGTCGTTCCTTCCAACTTCTTCTTTGTGTAGGAAGAACTCAGAGAAATCAAAGATACCTTTCGTCCCAAGTTGTGTTGGCTGCTGAGTTTATGACGACATCGACTTCTCGCGTTATTTGATGAAGCAAATCATCCGCTATTCCCATATTCGACTCCCGAATGTCGCCCTTGACTGGAACAAGCTTGCTCAGCATGAAATTTGTGTATTCATCTCCATACTTCTGTTGTAGGCACTTGAACAGCTCGCACTCTATTATCTGGAAAATGAACAAGAACAAAGTTTTTCGGTCAGATCACATCGTCTCCTCTGTTCGATTAACGACGCATTCTTCTTCATGGACATTAACAATGTATGTAGCGCGCGTGGCGTTGCGTGATGTGAATCAGAATGATAAAAATTGAACAGCGCGAATCGTATTCCAGATAAACAGGCACATAATATGTATCCTCTTATGACACACCAACCTCGTCTTTGACTCTGTCCATGGCAGCCCGCTCATCTTTTGCCTTGATCAGCACGAAGATCTTCCCCACGTCGGGTGCGACGCGTAACATCTTCTCAATGAGAACTGTAAACAATAGCACGAACAAGCAACGGAGTTCGAACAGCAGAAAACGAATGAGTCCATTATCAATCATTAATATTGAGTCTAGAGATTGCTTAGCGCAGATATCTGTACTACCGCGTTCAAAGAACATCAATCCCCATCATTTCGGAAAAGAGCATTTCCAAGACCGCCACGGCATTAGGTCAGGACGAACGCATATTAAGCGGCTTATTTCCTTTACCTTTGGCAAGAAACCCAGTCGCACTGGTGACAAGATAGTTCCTTCTCTCAAGGAAGTCCATTATTCCGATACCGCCTCGTGATTCCAGAGCCATGGCAGAGGGGGCGGTGGCGTCACGGCAACTGCTGTCATCGCTATCTTTGACGGCCATGTTTCGCTTGTTAGTCCGAGAAAATCTCTGTAAACCAAAGGACGGCTCTCGAAGCCCTTTTCGAAACTCGAGGTTTCTTCGTGACATTGAAGAGAGGGAGGCACTGTTTGGTCCTCGACTAGAATGGGCTCCGATGATGGCCTGCGGTGATGAAATTGTAATAGTGGAGCTGTGAGAATGAGAGAAAGACAACATATTTTGCTGATGTTGCTGTCTGCCTACAGAGACGATTGATTGAGGTGAGTTACAATGCAGAAGTAGTGGGGATCAAATTTGTTGCTTATTTATGATCCAGCGACTAACAAATGGGAATGGGAATGCATCGCTAAAATAATTGGTGTATTATGTGTAGTCGGAGCATGTTTCCCATGCGGGAGATAATTTAAGAAGATCATGTATGGTTAGGGTAATTATGTACGTATTGAATTAGCTGTAGTTGAAGCATCTTTCCCACGAGGGAGATAATTTAAGAAGATCATGTATGGTTAGGGTAATTATGTACGTATTGAATTAGCTGTAGTTGAAGCATCTTTCCCACGAGGGAGATAATTTAAGAAGATCATGTATGGTTAGGGTAATTATGTACGTATTGAATTAGTTGTAGTTGACGCATCTTTCCCACGAGGGAGATAATTTAAGAAGATCATGTATGGTTAGGGTAATTATTTACGTATTGAATTAGCCGTAGTTGACGCATCTTTCCCACGAGGGAGATAATTTAAGAAGATCATGTATGGTTAGGGTAATTATGTACGTATTGAATTAGTTGTAGTTGAAGCATCTTTCCCACGAGGGAGATAATTTAAGTAGATCATCTATGGTTTAGTGGAATTATTATATGCATTGACTATTTCTTTGGCCAGCACAATTGTAGGAGTTCATGTGCCGGTTGGAGTCGCTTCGTTTGGCATAAATTTCGAATTCCGGCAACTGATTTTCCATCAGGTCAAAACTACAAACTATTCATCTCCTTGAGATTCATTTAGTCTATGGAACGCATTTTCAACCAAGGGAAAGTGGCTTTTCCGATTTTGAACTCCCTCTGTCCAACGCAAGTTAAGTTGGTTCTCTCCAACGGAAACTTAATTTTCCCTTTGTCCTCCTCAGAATAACCTCCGCGTCCATGACCACGTCCCGTGAGCAAATCCTTCGCCATTTTCCGTGTATTGGGTTCCCTAAATACTGGTAGAACCGAGCATTCAAACAACACTTGACTGTTTGACTTTTCAGGTACGCCATTTGcctagaggtgagcatggtttcggggTAGAATCTGGAACCTGAAATCGGCTCGATGGGAAACCTGTTCGGTTCCAAATTTCAAGCTAAGTAGGgtaagttccaggttccaaaaattgaaaaacatatTCCGATGGGTAGGCTCCAGGTAGGTGGAACCTGAAACCCGTAACAAGTTTTTGCATtcttcttggtatatattttcgCAAGATCCTGTGGAATTCCATGGCGTCCGTTTATAAGTTTGTAATATGGAAACACTAGTCGAAACTTCCATTTCCTACAATATTTGTGATTGaggcttttactttgttaatgtgtTATATTTATTCATGTGTCTAAACATGAGTTGAGGTTACTTGATTGTAGCAATAAGTGATGGCCATTTGATTCACCGCAatagttaattaaaaatacaggtGGCACCTTGGAAGACCTTGGAACCAACCCTAGAACTTATGACaagataggttctaggttccacgGTATGCAAGGTAGGTACCAAGttacaaaaaattaaggaacatgTTTTAACGGGTAGATTACAAGTTCTAAGTGAAACTTGTGCAAAACCTAGAACCGCTCTCACCCTTACGTTTGCCATTCGCTTGACTACAATCTCACTTAGAAAACTTTGAAACACATATTGGGAAATAGGCTGTATGATCAACtccctcgccaaatctaggcTAATATGAAAAGTAAAGATGCTTTATTCCgttaatgaaaaaattaccaaaaaagtcctaaacctattgtaattgtaccaattcagtcctaatttttttttttactaattcagtcttaaaaattttgtacttttatcaatttagtccaccCAGCCAATTTTAGCCGGTCGTTTGGAgcacaatattttaatatttttttaattttcctttttaattttatttttctttcttcctttttttttttcttccctcttcttcctcctacAACCACTTACAGGTGGCGACCGACCATGCCCACCGCTAGCGAGGTTGGTCCCGACCTTGCCAGGGGCGAGCGAGAGAGACCTCGCCggcccggatctagcgaggtcgATCTTGCCGATTGCTGGCTTCACCTCTGGTCAATTGCCGCCGACGACCggctagaggaggaagaagagaaagaaagagaaagaaaaggaaaaaaggaaaaataaaataaaaattcaaaacaattaaaaaatattgaaaatattataTCGCCGGATGGCCGATGTCACATCATCGctggccggccaaaattgattggatggactgaattgacacaattgcaaaaggtttaagatttaattggcaaaaaaaaaaagtttagaactgaattaatacaattgcAACGGGTTTAACACGTTTTGGGTAATTCTCCCTTTCgttaattggcaaaagaaaattatagggaaaaaataattgaattaattggtaaagggataatgacataaatattcCCCGAACTTTGGCATAATGTGCAacgtagtccatgaactttgaatttgttaattttagtcaaaagtgcaatgtcatccctaaatttttaatttattcaatatggtccctagagttttggtacatatttaCTTTAGTCCATAAACCGTATGAAAAGGTTTAGTGCCgccctttcattaattcaagttcggagaCAACATTAAACAAATAATGTATAGCTTaagaactaaattaaacatatatcaaaagtcCATAAGCTATGttatacaaattaaaagtttaaggatgatattgcatattgagctaaagttcattGACCACATAGaataaattaaagttcaaatgcCATATCGTATATTGAACCAAAGTCCATAAGCCATTTGGGTCATTTCCTCGTTAGCAAAAGAGACACTAAATAAGGGAAGAGGGAAGGAGGGGAGCTTGCCCGGACACCGGTTGCACCTTGAGGAATTGGGGAATGGACCTATGGCTTCTAGAACCGGACCAAACCCGTCAACACAGTCCGGTTCGGGTGATTCCTGATTCGGCCGGTCCATCTTACTCACTCTTGTCACGGCCATTTTATTTCAGCCTCATCAAATGCCAAACGAggagaatttatcaaattgtgCGGATAATTAGTTCATGGGTTTGGGAGGGCTTGGCCCGTCCAAGAGCAAGCGCAAAGGGCCTGGTTCGCTCACCATGTGCTACCACCCCACTCCGTCTAGGCCTATAACCGATGCGCGTTTTTGGAGAGAACGGGCTAGTTTTAGTGACTAAGTTAAGCTCGATCTGTAGCTCGGCCCTGCCCGGCCCATCGTTCCGATTAGAGGCGTGTTCAAGTGGGGTCTTACTATCGCCAAATGGAGGATGACAAGAGGACCTGCTCCCTAGCAAAGATGCACATGAACGCCTCTCGCTTAGGGTTTCGGCTGTTGCTAATTTCTCTGCAACGGTCACTCTGCATGTAAGCCGAGAAGCTGTCCATTGAGCTAAAACACTCCATGTCGCTCGTTCTAATCTCCTCCCTTCTTGTCCGTCATAAGACGACGAAGCGACTTGGGACACGATGTGGCGGGGGCTTTGCGGTGTGCTTTACACAATGGTCACTATCATGAGGGTTGGTCGTTTGTGTGTCACCACCTCCGACCTATCCTACATATTCAACTAAGGTTGCCACTGCGATCCGCTGTTGAAGGATCTGCTGCCGCCGCCGAGGCAATAGATGAGAAAACCCATGTCGCTTCGTTGGCTTATGTTGGATGGATTTGAGAATCCAGCCCTATTTCAAAAGGACTAAAACAAAGGGTGAAAACAGAAGAAGGGAAAGGCCTGCTATTTGTTTTCTTAGGGTCTGGTTTCTGGATACTCCTCCTACCAACTGTGCTGGACCTTCAACCCGGCATTTTACCCTTGTCGAATCGAATGAATCAATCTTGGCTATGCCATAGAGTAGGCCTGCAAGTCAAAGGAGTCGGAGCTAGAGCTAATTAGTCCAAGGCGGAAAGCGGGAAAGGAGCAAAGGTGATCAGTGTGCGCGATTTTTCTCTCGTGCTTTTCTAAGAGCGGAGGAGATTCTTTCCAAGGGAAACCAAACCCCTTACAACAACGAGAGACATTCATTCACTGGCTATCTTTCTACAAGGTTGAAGAAAAGCCCAATGCCTTGCCCCCATTCGGGAGTTATCCTCGGAAGACCCTTTCTGGATCCATCCAACTTAGGCTTCACTTCTCTTCTTggctctcttctcttttgtcaTTACTAAGACGAAGGTAACTGCATCTTTTTAATGATCTCCTCCGATCTTCCTGGAAAAATATGGATCTTCTCCGTTTCAATGGGTGCAAATTTTGAAGGTTTAAAATGTTGGAACCAAAACAATAACACTGACTTTGGAAATTTAGAGCAAGGGCACAAGTAAAGATTGGAGGGAGAGCTTTTATTGGAATGCATATGCTTTTTGCTTCGGTGTATTTTACAAACTGAACTTCACAATCTTTATAGAGGTTGGTCGCACAGTGTCTGAAAGAAACGAAAGAAAGTCACAAAGCAATAAAatccacaaataaaaaaagacaaatgaaacacacaaaattcaaaaaaggcaAAACACTAAATCCAAGCAATCAGAAAAAACATGCGTATCTTTCgatgaaaaattgaatgacTGTTGTTGAGCTTTTTTTCTTCAAGCTTTCCTCTTCATTAAAGGCTTGCTACATTACTTCAGAGGCCTCTCTTTCATTGAATGCAATAATTCTTCGTCTTCCTTACTATTCATACAACATGCTGGCATTTAATCAGGACTTCTCATAGACTTCTTCATTCTTGAATTCGTGCAGCCAACCATAAATCTCGCCAGTTggatttccttttttgtcttcaCGGAAGAGTTTGTCAAACATGGTAAtcaattttactaatattttaacAGCCTCCCTTAGAATTGATTTTCATAATCAACAACACCAAGCATCTACTTCAAGCCGTTGAAGCTAACGCCATGTATTCTACTTCAGTTGTCGAGAGTGCAACAACTTGTTATGTTTTCGAGGACCGAGAAATTACTCTTGATCCAAGAAAGAAAGCGTATCCTGAAGTTATAggataaatttcaattttaggaaTTTAAGGAACATGCGAAATCGACATGGCGGGGTCGATTGCAACATTAATACGCAGCAATAGTTACGGGataagtttcaagtttcaaaagtcCAAAATATGCGAGCATATGATAGGTCCTAGAGCACAATGTCATCTCCACCTTGCACTCACTCGGAATCCCACGCTGAGGACTTTTGTCTCGGAGCTGGTATTGCATGGTCTGTGGGCCAAGCTAGTTCAAATTTGCAAGGCTGGGGAGTAGCTGTGGGCACACAGAAGCTgttaattatgtctcgagtttttttttcgtaatttggATAAATATCCAAGATTGGTCGTACCTCAAGTTCTTGTATTTTCTGTTGAATGGGCTTATCTATATTTGGTGTTTCAAGAagatttgaccaagtcaaatgGTCTTGGATATCTTTAACTAGCATAAAGAAAGATAGTGCTCTTTATTTCTTTGTGCGTGCAAGTAGAAAGTTTGTGGGCCCAGCGTGGgaggaacaaaagagaaaaaagggaaggGTTTTGCTTCCCCTTTTTGTGAAACCTGCAGAAGCCGCGCAAATCAAGAGAAAGAAGGACGCCGCACAGTAGCCTTCGTACacaggagaagaagagagaaccaAGAACTCTGCGTGTTCTTGGTTTCGGGCTGTACGACCGCAAAgggatttgtgcttcgtgagttttactatatccaattaagttgtttatttgtgaacacttagggtttgggtataatctaggtgcggaaACCGGCGTTTGGCGATTGTAATTTTCTCGATTATGTGGATTGTTCTTTGGCTCTCCCGTGGGAGTATTCGGACCACCACGATCTCGCTTTTTGTTATCgttatttttggtttttgttgatTTATTTAATTGTATATTACAACAGAAGCAACTCAACCCGTAAATAACACAAATGTCACTCGAAAGTATAACGATAAAGCATACCATCGTCAGGTCTTCATTCTTATTTCTGAATCGAGAGACAATGGAACTTTCACACTTCCAGATACATTACAATTCTAAAGATTGCACGTGGAGCGACGACTTCTGATTCAAATTGACACGATGGAAATGGATATCAATCGACAAGTTCGAAATGAAACATAAGCTGACACGATTTTTGAATAAACCATTTACTCTACATTTTCACCAGGAATCCAGATTGCCAGCCCTGTAATTTATCAACAGTATTGTAGGGCAAGACGAGGATAGATCAAGACGAGGATGCCTTTTTGATGACATGCCTCCTTAGACCCGGAATATGGGCATTTGCGAAGTAATCATCCCAATTTATGCTCCTCAAATCCGTTGGAAATTTATTGCCCTCTTCGGTCGACATTTGTTCCATCAACTTTTGGGTATTCCCACTGTCGAACCTGTCAATACACAATCTATCTATGTTAGTCCCAATCAGTTACCAAATATGGAGAATTagtgaaaaagtcataaacttattgcatttgtgtcaatttagtcctaaattgtTCGGTTGTGTCAACTGGATCTTAAACCCTTTGataacttgccaatttagtcatttcaaccaattttgattggaaattgcaaACATGGATGCGAACCTTCACATGTGGCACGATCGATATTGaggtgaaaatttttattaaattttttgacatttttattaattttcttttctttttttattattaagggCCGACAAGGGGCCGCCGGCCAAGGCCCAACGACCCCCGCTAATAGCTAGCGTGGGTTGCGGCCCTCGCTGACCTTGCTCAACTATGAGTGAGGGCCACATAGTCCTCACCGACCATTGAGCGAGGACAGCGAGGACTATGCGGCCCTCACTCACATTTGAGCAAGGGGAGCAAGGGTTGCGACCCTTGCCCACGGCGGTGAGGGCCTGCGGCCCTCATCCAATGGCCGACGGGGGTCGGCAGGCTTCTGATGGTGGCCGGCGACCCCTTGCTAGCCGGTAGCCCTTTGCTAGCtgttaacaaaaaaagaaaggtaagaaaagaatttctctttctaaaaaaatcagaaattttccACGTCAACCTtggccatgccacgtaagatactCGGCATCGACGTCAtcaatttctagctaaaattagccggataaactatattgacaaattgttaaaaggtttaatactaaattgacaaaattaaaaagtttgatactgaattgaaaaaagtgcaataggtttagaagttttttgggcaattttctgGTTACCAGTATCACACCAAAAAGAATGCTCTCTGCATTggtcaaaaaatgattttgcttcgacaaaaaaatgtgattttgctaACGCATATCTCAAACACCCAAAACACCCATTAacgaaattttgcaaaattcagtGCACAGATTTTGTTTTGGATATTATGTGTGCATTATATTGCACTCCACTATAATATAAACATAAATTAGTTTTAATGATTATTATTACCTTGCATGGTAGAACATGTAGGGCTCGTACAACTTAGCCAAGTGAATTAGACTCTCTGCCATTCTCTTGCATCTTGCCTCAAGCCTGGAATGTTGCTTTGTGTTTGAATTAGGGCCAATTTCTGTGCTCAAGCCACTTTTCTCTACTATGTATTTCTCTATGTAAGAGGAGAAGCTGCTTATTGAGCTGAAATACTCCATGTCAGTAATTTGAATCTCATCTCCTTGGTTGTCCGTCAAGGGAGAAGCCGCGAAATGGTCGCGGGAATACTTGAACATGTCGCCCATCGTCATCGGATTCACCGTGGATGACGCCGCGTGGTACACATCAATGCCAGGGCTCGCGGCTATCCCGTGCTTTGCGATGGCCGCGAGGATCACATTCGCTACTAGGTCTGCCGGTACCTGAGTGTTGTTGAGAAACAATAATTCAAGACAAAGAAATCCATTGTGCAAAATTGCAGAAGTTGGGTGACAAATTGCTTCCACCCCACCCCTCAAGACCTCTGGTAGTAAAATACCAAATACACCTTCATATGTAATGTTTAATGGAACAACTGTGTCCCACACGTTTCCTAAACTTACCACAAAatactaatttatttttttaaaacagctGACAATAAtcttacaatattttttttcatttcagaacagaaggtcttgagttcaaatctttcttgGCTCTATTTATCTCAATTATTCTATATTTTCATGCTTAGTCTTGGTCAAAGTCCAACCAACGCTTAGTCTTAAACCGTGCCTTGAACcctaaaataaaaatggattgcTCACTCACCACGTCCATAACTGTGTTG includes these proteins:
- the LOC115728760 gene encoding fatty acyl-CoA reductase 2, chloroplastic-like codes for the protein MLSFSHSHSSTITISSPQAIIGAHSSRGPNSASLSSMSRRNLEFRKGLREPSFGLQRFSRTNKRNMAVKDSDDSSCRDATAPSAMALESRGGIGIMDFLERRNYLVTSATGFLAKVLIEKMLRVAPDVGKIFVLIKAKDERAAMDRVKDEIIECELFKCLQQKYGDEYTNFMLSKLVPVKGDIRESNMGIADDLLHQITREVDVVINSAANTTWDERYDASLVANTIAPSRLLDFAKKCEKLKLFLHVSTTYVNGERPGILMEKAFEMGESRIDSSTGSKLDVHHEMKLASDLLETLPSNEVPKKLKDMGLARARVYGWQSTYELTKAMGEMMINTNREGVPIVIVRPSIIESTFQEPFPGWIQGNRVLDPLILSYGKGRLPGFLLNPDTIVDVVPADLVANAIIAAMAKHGRAPGPSIVIYHAASSTVNPLTLGNVFEYSCNHFAASPLTDNKGDEFRITAMEYFSSKDSFSSYIQKYIADKSGLSNGICPNSNPKQHSRLEARCKRMADSLIHLAKLYEPYMFYRGRFDCRNAQKLIEQMSMEERNKFPMDLRSINWEDYFFNAHIPGLKRHIFKKTSSS